The genomic DNA atgtaaaaatgtgtgtgtgtgtgtgtgtgtgtgtgtgtgtgtgtgtgtgtgtgtgtgtgtgtgtgcgtgtgtgcgcgtgtgtgtagcAGAGTCTTCACTTGCTAATGATAGCTCTACCTCCATGTATGCTGTGTACCCTCTTGGTCCCAAGAGAGAGATAATCTTCACCAGAGTGATGGATGAGTCTGAGGAGTGGTAGAGCAGTGTTCTATTCAGAATCACACCTGTAAGACTTTCAAAGCACATTAGTGAACGTTCACTTCAGGGCAAATTGAAAGTTAATTGAAAACACTATAAATATATTAGCAAAAGTTAGCTCCCCATTCCACCACTCTAATGTTTAGCTTACCCTGCCCCAATACTGAACTATATCATTAACGACAAGCCTTTCCCTATATCAGTGCTCTGTGACAGCTTATATCTGCACCATAATGCACATCAGCCTATGGATAATAACAGTGTAGGCAGCCATAAAAATGGTGGCCTAATCATGGACGACTGTTGTCAGAGGAGCTTTTACAGCACCCACCCATATGTTTAGATGCTGAACTCCTGCCAAATCCATACAGACACATGAAGCTAGGCGACCTGCTTTGtttacacacgtacacacgcgcacacgcgcacacacacacacacacacacacacacacacacacacacacacacacacacacagaccctctTTGTGTACGTTCTTCTCGGTTGACCACTCACTTACAGACAATGTAGCTAAGCGGGTCACCATTGAGGGCACAATGTTCTGAGAATGTGTGGGTGTTCTGGCACTGTCGGGGTGCTTAGTGTGTGTGTTGAATGTACGGTAAAGAGAACACAACCTTGTGGCCCTACACTCCTCAGAGAGAGGCCTGACTATCTGCAAGGCCACGGGATCAAACTATGATGCTGTGTGGTGACAGTGATGGAGCAACcctggcaagagagagagagcgagagagagagagagaggagtctgcGTGTTTGTGCGTGGTGGGGCGGAGGAAAGGGGGGGGGCTGAAAGCTAGAACTAGAATCAGAGGGGAAAGACTTGCCAGTCAGATAATGAATCTGTGGGAAATCAGCATGAAACAGCAGTGAAGTACTGTTCAGCAAAATACATTCGTCTATCCAAAGTGACTTGAGTTGAgaacctgttgttgttgttggttctGGTTATTCTATTTACATTATACATTTCTATGATGACCTCTGGGAAGCAGGTCTCTCAGTGCTGAGGGCCCAAGGGAAAGGTTGCCATGGGAGATGGAAGGTTCCAGAGCTGGCAATGTTCAAAATTCTATGTTCCCACGATGCACTTTGTTTCTCATGCACCCAGCTTCTgttaaagctctctctctctccaacagagagacacacatacactttaGACTAtacatgcagtgcattcggaaagtattccgaccccttgactttttccacattttgttacgttacagccttattctaaaatggattagataacacacttacataagtattcagactctttactcaggactttgttgaagcacctttggcagcgattacatccttgagtctttatgggtatgacactacaagcttggcacacctgtatttggggagtttctcccattcttctctgcagatcctctcaagctctgtcaggttggatggggagcgtcgctacactggtattttcaggtctctccagagatgttcgattgggttcaattccgggctctggctgggccactcaaggacaaccagagacttgtcccgaagccactcctgcgttgtcttggctggtatacttagggccgttgtcctgttggaaggtgaacctaaaccccagtctgaggtcctgagcgctctagagcaggttttcatcaaggatccctctgtacttggctccgttcatctttcccttgatcctgtctagtctcccagtccctgccgctgaaaaacatccccacagcatgatactgccaccaccatgcttcaccgtggggattgtgccaggtttcctccagacgtgacgcttggcatttaggccaaaaagttaaatcttggtttaagagagagggagaaccttccagaaggacaaccatctctgcagcactccaccaatcagtcctttatggtagagtggccagacggaagccactcctcagtaaaaggcacatgacaggccgtgtggagtttaccaaaaggcacctaagggaCTTTTGGAACCGCCGAgtctcttcttagagctggctgccggccaaactgagcaatcaggggagaagggcattgatcagggaggtgactaagaacccaatggtcaatctgacagagctctagagttcctctgtggagatgggagaaccttccagaaggacaaccatctctgcagcactccaccaatcaggcctttatggtagagtggccagacagaagacactcctcagtaaaagacatgacggcccgcttggagtttgccaaaatgcacatgaagactctcagaccatgagaagcaagattctctggtcttatgaaaccaagactgaactctttgtgAAAaaaagcatcacgtctggaggaaacctggcatcatccctacggtgaagcatggtggtggcagcatcatgctgtggggatgtttttcagtggattgtcaggattgaggaaaagatgaacggagcaaagtacagagagatccttgatgaacacctgttccagagcactcaggacctcagactggggcaaaggttcaccttccaaccggacaatgaccctaagcacacagccaagacagccaagacagtctctgaatgtccttgagtggcccagccagagcccggacttgaacccgatcgaacatctctggagagacctaaaaatagctgtgcagcaacgctccccatccaacctgacagagcttgagaggatcttgagaggattgagaggatctgccagGAGGaatagaaactccccaaatacaggtgtgccaagcttgtagcgtcatacccaagaagactcaaggctgtaatcgctgccaaatgtgctttaacaaagtactgagtaaagggtctaaataattatgttaatgtgtgttatagtgtggacactatataaataattacatggttattattggcattgaccgtgacctttcccctttgatgatgtcatcactaagagtgagttctgtgcaatgtgattctaccaccggttgagtgggctatatagttctgctatatttgtaccgtttgtacctggctGTACACCTTTTAGTtattgggttgaaagtaaaggaaagtaatatagAAATGCGTGTGgacattccttgtcaagttactacacctttttggcgacgaggataaaactttatcaacttgtacagggtgaggtgctagctagctaagaaacaGTGGAGGtagtcagttagctagctagctagcttaatgagCAACGGAGAGCAGGTGCCGCTGGACGGAAACGCCAATGGGGACAATCAGCAGCAAGTGAAAATTGCTAACGAGGATCAAGGACAAGTTGGCGTTATAATGGCAATGTTTGGGACTATCACTGAGTTTGTGGAAGAGAACGAAGACTGGACGGAATATGTGGAAAGGTTGGGACACTTTTTCTTGGCAAATGGAATCACAGATGAGGCTAAACAGCGCTCTAttctcttgagtgtgtgtggggctaaAACCTACAAGCTAATGAGGAATTTGGCTACACCACGGAGACCGGGAGAAATTCCTTTTGGGGATCTAGTTGCTCTTGTTCAGACTCACCACAATCCAACGCCTTCAGTGATTGTCCAGAGGTTCAAGTTTAACTGCCATGTTCGGAAACCAGGTCAGTCTGTTGCTAACTTTGTTGCTGAATTACGTGAACTCTCTGAACATTGTGAGTTTGGGGCTATGTTAGAGCACATGCTCCGTGACAGATTAGTCTGTGGCATTAATGAGGACCGCATACAGCGCCGGTTGCTGGGGGAAGCCACACTGACTTTCAAGAGAGCATTGGAACTATCTCAAGGGATGGAGATGGCCGCTAGTAATGTGAAAAATATTCAAAAGGCCAACAGTGAAAGTTGTGCAGTGCATCAGGTGACAAAAGAGGTGGcaggaaaaaggggaaaagcAGTGGAATGTTTCAGATGTGGAGGGACACATTCTGGTAACAACTGTTCATGGAGACTGTCTGTCACAATTGcaacaaaaagggacatttagcaaaaaaatgcaggggtcctaggagcaagccagagggtgggcggactgggctgggcaagttcacagcaccaaagcctcagtcagcagcgcaccaccaagagagcacagaggaggaggaagagcattgttcctacaacatgTTTAATGTGAGGGAGCCGCGCGCAGAGCCTATCTATGCTACAGTGGAGGTAGATGGAAAGCAGATGAGGATGGAGGTTGACACGGGGGCCTCTGCCTCTGTCATAAGtgaggagacctacaaacaaaAATGGGGCTCAAGACTGGTTTCTGCCCTCACACCGGCAGGGATCAGACTGCGTACGTACACCGGGGAGACCATACCATTGCTGGGGGCTCTAGAAGTGGACATTGCATACAACAGCCAGGAAGCAAGAGCACAGCTCTTGATGGTGAAAGGGAATGGGCCTAGTTTACAAGGGCGTGACTGGCTAAACAAAATACAACTGAACTGGGGTGAGATAAAACACACCCGAGTGActgaggatgtcattcaaaaGTACCCAGAGATTTCCAAAGATGAACTGGGCACACTGCAGGGCACTGCAGTTAAGCTGTTCGTGGATCCTCAGGCCGAGCCTTGCTTTTTCAAGCCCAGGACAGTGCCTTACGCCATGAAAAAGAAAGTGGAAGATGAGTTGGAGCGGCTGCAGGAAGCAAACGTCATTACTCCCATTCAGTTCTCCCGCTGGGCAGCTCCTATCGTTCCTGTTCTGAAAAGTGACGACACGGTGCGTATATGTGGGGACTACAAACTCACCATCAACAGGGCCTCTAAGCTAGACGCTTACCCGCTGCCGCGGGTGGAGGACTTGTTCGCGACACTGGCAGGAGGCAAGATGTTCTCAAAGCTTGACATGAGTCACGCCTACCAACAGCTCCTCCTGGACGAGGACTCAAAAGAGTATGTCACAGTGAACACGCACAAAGGCTTGTTCAGGTACAACCGCTTGGTTTTCGGAGTGGCGTCCAGCCCAGCCATTTTCCAGAGGACAATGGACAATCTGCTGCAGGGGATCCCTCATGTAGCagtgtacctggatgacatcctggttacaggggagacagaggaggagcacctccaccatctggaccaggtgttaaagagattctctgaggCAGGGCTGCGCCTGAAGCGTAGCAAGTGCACATTCCAAGCACAGAGTGTGACATACCTAGGTCACAAGATCACAGCGCAGGGTCTGTGTCCTGTGGTGGACAAAGTCAGGGCAATCAAGGATGCTCCAAGCCCCAAGAATGGGTCAGAGCTCAGGTCGTTCCTGGGCATGGTGAACTACTATGGTAAGTTCCTCCCTGAGCTGTCAACAGTGTTGGCTCCACTTTATCAGCTGCTCCACAAAGACTGTAAATGGAAGTGGGGGCCAGCACAAGACAAAGCTTTCAAGGAAGTGAAAGCACTACTACAATCAGCACAacttctggttcattttgaccaagacaaagagatcatcctgtcatgtgacgcctcaccctatggcgtcggggcagaactctctcatcagatggaggacgggtcagagagacccattAGATTCGCATCACGTATGCTGACGAgtgctgagaagggttattcacagttagacaaggaaggtctggccatagtctttgctgtgaaacgcttccatcagtacctctacggtcgtcatttcaccatatgcactgaccacaaaccactgatgAGCCTTTTTAGTGAATCGAGATGCATTCCGCCCATGGATTCAGCAAGGTTACAGCGCTGGGCCCTGGCACTGTCGGCTTACCAGTACACGATAGTGTATAGAGCGGGGAAGGACAATGCAAACGCAGACGCGCTCAGCCGTCTCCCGCTACCAGAGATGCCTGCCACAACTGTGGTACCTCCCGAGACAATTTTCCTAATGGAGAGATTGTCAAACTCACCTGTGAATGCCAAACAGATCAAACAGTGGACAGACCGGGATCCTATCCTGTCCCAAGTGAAAAGATTCCTGATGCAGGGTTGGACTcctgtcatagaggatgatggactAAGACCTTACGCAAAGCGCAAAACTGAGCTGAGTGTGCAGGATGGCTGCATACTCTGGGGGTCCAGAGTGGTTGTTCCACCCCCTGGCCGTGCACAAGTCATGGATGAGGTCCATGAGGCTCACCCAGGTGCCTCCCGGATGAAAAGTTTAGCCAGATCTTACATCTGGTGGCCTAACATGGATCAGGAGGTAGAAGACAAAGTTAAATCATGTTCTGAGTGCCCGATCAACCAGAAGATGGCGCCGCCCGCGCCCCTACATCTGTGGGAGTGGCCTGACCGCCCATGGTCCAGGCTGCATATAGACTTTGCAGGCCCTTTCATGGGTCACATGTTCCTTGTCATGGTGGACGCACATTCCAAGTGGCTGGAGGCGCACATCATGAGCAACATCACAGCGACCACAACCATCGAAAAGCTTCGGCAGGTGTTTGCAACTCATGGTCTGCCTGACTCTCTGGTGTCCGACAACGCAACAACGTTTACCTGTGACTTGTTCCAAGAATTCATGCGGAGAAACGGGATCCGCCATGTCCGCAGCGCCCCGTTTCACCCGGCCTCAAACGGCTTAGCGGAGCGGGCTGTGCAGACACTGAAAGAGGGGCTCAAAAGGATGACTGGGGGAACCATCACAACTAAGCTCTCTCGGTTCTTGTTCCAGTACCGCATCacgccacaaacaacaacaggacaggctccagcggtgatgttaatgggcagaaagccaaaagctcacctggatctactgcgtccgaacatcagagcacgagtggaacggaagcaggagaaacaaaaagagagacatgaccaccacgcgagggagagacagttaaaacccaatgacactgtctacatctgcaacttcacaagcagccaacgctggttgccaggtatcattctgagacagagtggtcccgtctcctttgtggtcaaactgactgatgggcgagtcatgcgcagacaccaggaccatctccgcctgcgctatgacaaagacaagaccatgttttcagacggaACAGCTGTGGATGGTAGTATACAAGTTGAAATCCCACAGGAAACAGCATCTGAGGAACAGGGGCATTCAGTGGTTCCAGCAGAGGGTGATGGACATTCTCTCACAAGCACCCAACCCGCTCCTGTGCcctcagacccagctccactgggacacgccttacctgtgtctcgtagcacaccaggagtactgcgcagatcacagcgcagtcacaagcctcctgaaagactaactctgtagttgagactgagagactcgtggtgttagtgtttgtttggagcagcagacctagttgaaaagaaataaagactgtaattttttgttgttgttttgattacatttacagtaacaccagcagaagttctacagtgtggtgtagtaaagaaaagaaaacactgatgtggtttacttgttaaccttatgttttccttacggggggatttaaattgaggggggagaagtgttatagtgtggacactatataaataattacatggttattattggcattgaccgtgacctttcccctttgatgatgtcatcactaagAGTGCgcgtgggcattccttgtcaagttattTCACGTTTGTACCTGGCTGTACACCTTTTAGTtattgggttgaaagtaaaggaaagtcatatagaaatgcgtgtgggcattccttgtcaagttactacaatgtgatttttatttttattttatttttgtgaaaaaaatgtttttgctttgtcattatgaggtgttgtgtgtagattgatgagaacatatgatcaattttagaataaggctgcactgTATTTGAAGAATAACTGCCTCCTTGGAAATGTTTTAGGTGATGTTCTTTTGAGCATTACTGTCTTATTTAACACTGACAGACATTCGAGATACCCCTATTAACAACCTACTAAGCTCCACTGGCCAGAACATTCTGTGCTCTACACTGTATCCACTCTCCTCTTGAATATTTTAGAGGAATCCTCTGGTGTAAAACTGAGGAATGTGAAATACAGACATTACACTCAGTCATCATGGTTTCTACTCCCCTCTACCTCAACCAAAACACAGCATTGTATTAGCCTATACTGTATGTGCTTATGCTGTAACCAACTCTTCTATCATTGCCCACGTTTCTCTCCACTCCTTCAACCCACACAGACATAATTGTTTACCTCCGTTCCTGATGGCTTGTCTTTCAGTttactatccctctctcccacatttcctctctcactccctctccctttccttttttgtaatattttatttaacttttgggGGGGCAATAAACCAAAACGTACATAGAGAAAAATAAAAGACAACTTAAcatttacatacatacatttcaaCAAACATGAATTACATCACACTtgctcagacccacatgttcccactATACACACACCCAATGTTAATTCAAATGCTTGTATAATGCTTGTAAGACTGTCCCACATGACTTCAAATTGTGTTATATTGTTTCTGTCTAAAACCAGATTTTAAAGCAATAAAGCATTTGAGTCTTGCACTCTAAATGTTGGAGTATCATTTGACTTCCAGTatttctccctttccctctcccccacACATGCAGTATACAGTAGATGAGAGCAGAGCAGGGAAGGATATGAGATGTGAGCAGTGGCAactcgtcattcagggcaggtggggctctTTAAGTCCCACATTTTTAGCAACAAAACAATATAACAAAAACAATTTGGGGGgctttgcctgttttgcatgttattttggcattaatacgtgtcacatatcagtttgcaaacaatgtacaaaatatatatcattgagttaaagCCGCGTACAAACATGgactctttttttgttttcttgagtaaggcagctccaaaatgcaggtgtttcagcctagccaTGCGGTCAATGAAAAATGATTtgtgccacgctcaaaacaactgttaactcagaactgcgaaaacttgacttcaatgagttcaagacaactgggaagttggGAATAAAcgagctccaactgggaaaataagtattgaacggtcatccaactcggaattataaatccggcctctttctagagctacgacctgaagatcaatgatgtcatcatgatacaaccttgtttttttccgagttcccagttgttttgacagcaccataaatccagagaatgctagACTTTGattacaaaatttgcccacgaagaaCCGCTGCACCACCTTCTTGTTCAAGTGAGCGCAGCACAATAAggggagtccaaaaatgtattgtatgctgctgcataaattatgtaatatgccagggagatatgtatacagtaactaa from Salmo trutta chromosome 26, fSalTru1.1, whole genome shotgun sequence includes the following:
- the LOC115162828 gene encoding uncharacterized protein LOC115162828; protein product: MAMFGTITEFVEENEDWTEYVERLGHFFLANGITDEAKQRSILLSVCGAKTYKLMRNLATPRRPGEIPFGDLVALVQTHHNPTPSVIVQRFKFNCHVRKPGQSVANFVAELRELSEHCEFGAMLEHMLRDRLVCGINEDRIQRRLLGEATLTFKRALELSQGMEMAASNVKNIQKANSESCAVHQVTKEVAGKRGKAVECFRCGGTHSGNNCSWRLSVTIATKRDI
- the LOC115163347 gene encoding uncharacterized protein K02A2.6-like, with the protein product MFNVREPRAEPIYATVEVDGKQMRMEVDTGASASVISEETYKQKWGSRLVSALTPAGIRLRTYTGETIPLLGALEVDIAYNSQEARAQLLMVKGNGPSLQGRDWLNKIQLNWGEIKHTRVTEDVIQKYPEISKDELGTLQGTAVKLFVDPQAEPCFFKPRTVPYAMKKKVEDELERLQEANVITPIQFSRWAAPIVPVLKSDDTVRICGDYKLTINRASKLDAYPLPRVEDLFATLAGGKMFSKLDMSHAYQQLLLDEDSKEYVTVNTHKGLFRYNRLVFGVASSPAIFQRTMDNLLQGIPHVAVYLDDILVTGETEEEHLHHLDQVLKRFSEAGLRLKRSKCTFQAQSVTYLGHKITAQGLCPVVDKVRAIKDAPSPKNGSELRSFLGMVNYYGKFLPELSTVLAPLYQLLHKDCKWKWGPAQDKAFKEVKALLQSAQLLVHFDQDKEIILSCDASPYGVGAELSHQMEDGSERPIRFASRMLTSAEKGYSQLDKEGLAIVFAVKRFHQYLYGRHFTICTDHKPLMSLFSESRCIPPMDSARLQRWALALSAYQYTIVYRAGKDNANADALSRLPLPEMPATTVVPPETIFLMERLSNSPVNAKQIKQWTDRDPILSQVKRFLMQGWTPVIEDDGLRPYAKRKTELSVQDGCILWGSRVVVPPPGRAQVMDEVHEAHPGASRMKSLARSYIWWPNMDQEVEDKVKSCSECPINQKMAPPAPLHLWEWPDRPWSRLHIDFAGPFMGHMFLVMVDAHSKWLEAHIMSNITATTTIEKLRQVFATHGLPDSLVSDNATTFTCDLFQEFMRRNGIRHVRSAPFHPASNGLAERAVQTLKEGLKRMTGGTITTKLSRFLFQYRITPQTTTGQAPAVMLMGRKPKAHLDLLRPNIRARVERKQEKQKERHDHHARERQLKPNDTVYICNFTSSQRWLPGIILRQSGPVSFVVKLTDGRVMRRHQDH